The Chryseobacterium suipulveris genome window below encodes:
- a CDS encoding AMP-dependent synthetase/ligase, whose protein sequence is MTIKRTFDFAHNALQKYPREDMFVTKYHGEWQKTSTQEYIDLGNKISRGLLKLGIKPGDKIALITTATRTEWAVMDLGISQIGAVSVPVYPTISPEDYDFIFNNAEVKYCFVSDRDLLEKVMSIKQNVPSLQGIFTFDSIEGAANWNEILDMGKDEATQGEVEDLAKSINSEDLATIIYTSGTTGKPKGVMLTHQNIVSNVLASDPRIPRIKGLDYKDIKILSFLPICHIFERMLFYLYQYNGYSINFAESIEKMGDNIKEIKPHLMSVVPRLIEKVYDKIYDKGTSAGGLKSKIFLWALGVNKAKQNIGKPSGLKEIIADKLVFSKWREGLGGNIITLVSGSAALSSRLNKMFQNAGIPILEGYGLTETSPVISVNSFGRIKVGTVGHVLENLDVKIQEDGEITVKGPSVFKGYFKSEEMTREAFTEDGYFKTGDIGHIDEEGFLHITDRKKEMFKTSGGKYIAPQAIENQAKASKFIEQIMVVGDGEKMPCALVQPDFNFIHNWAERKGISIGKTPDEIVNSPELKARIGKEIDYLNTKLGSWEQIKKFELTPDTWSIDGGELSPTLKLKRKAVKEKYLKLYNKMYGHEV, encoded by the coding sequence ATGACAATAAAAAGGACTTTTGATTTCGCTCACAATGCGCTTCAGAAATATCCGAGAGAAGACATGTTCGTCACCAAATACCACGGCGAATGGCAGAAAACATCAACCCAGGAATACATCGACCTTGGAAACAAGATTTCGAGGGGATTATTAAAACTTGGAATTAAACCGGGCGACAAAATCGCTTTGATCACCACTGCAACAAGGACGGAATGGGCAGTAATGGATTTGGGAATTTCCCAGATTGGTGCTGTATCTGTCCCCGTTTATCCTACGATATCACCCGAAGATTATGACTTTATCTTCAACAACGCGGAGGTAAAATATTGTTTTGTTTCCGACAGAGACTTACTTGAGAAGGTTATGAGCATCAAACAGAATGTGCCCTCTTTGCAGGGAATCTTCACTTTCGACAGTATCGAAGGCGCAGCCAACTGGAACGAGATTCTCGATATGGGAAAAGACGAGGCAACCCAAGGTGAAGTTGAAGATTTAGCAAAAAGCATCAATTCCGAAGATTTAGCGACCATCATCTACACCTCTGGAACTACCGGAAAACCAAAAGGCGTTATGCTTACGCACCAAAATATCGTTTCCAATGTTTTGGCATCAGATCCAAGAATTCCAAGAATTAAAGGTCTTGACTACAAAGACATCAAAATTCTGAGCTTCCTGCCAATATGCCATATTTTCGAGAGAATGCTTTTCTATCTTTATCAGTACAACGGCTACTCTATCAACTTTGCTGAAAGCATCGAGAAAATGGGCGACAATATCAAAGAAATCAAACCACATTTGATGTCGGTTGTTCCGCGACTGATCGAAAAAGTTTACGATAAAATCTATGACAAAGGAACTTCCGCTGGAGGTCTTAAATCAAAAATTTTCCTTTGGGCACTTGGCGTTAATAAAGCAAAACAGAATATCGGAAAACCATCTGGACTTAAAGAAATCATTGCCGACAAACTGGTGTTCTCCAAATGGAGAGAAGGACTTGGCGGAAATATCATTACGCTCGTTTCCGGTTCTGCCGCGCTTTCATCAAGATTAAACAAAATGTTCCAAAATGCTGGAATTCCGATTTTGGAAGGTTATGGTTTGACGGAAACTTCACCGGTAATTTCGGTAAACAGTTTCGGTAGAATAAAGGTTGGAACTGTGGGACATGTTTTGGAAAACCTGGATGTGAAAATTCAGGAAGATGGAGAAATCACGGTGAAAGGACCTTCAGTTTTTAAAGGTTACTTTAAGAGTGAAGAAATGACGAGGGAAGCTTTCACTGAAGACGGCTATTTTAAAACCGGTGACATCGGACATATCGATGAGGAAGGATTCCTACATATTACCGACCGCAAGAAAGAAATGTTTAAAACTTCCGGCGGAAAATATATTGCACCTCAAGCAATCGAAAACCAGGCAAAAGCTTCAAAATTCATCGAGCAGATTATGGTGGTCGGAGATGGCGAAAAAATGCCGTGCGCATTGGTTCAACCCGATTTCAACTTTATCCATAATTGGGCTGAAAGAAAGGGAATCAGTATCGGAAAAACTCCTGATGAAATTGTAAATAGTCCTGAACTGAAAGCCAGAATCGGTAAAGAAATCGACTACCTGAACACCAAACTTGGAAGCTGGGAACAGATCAAGAAATTTGAACTTACACCAGATACGTGGTCAATAGACGGAGGCGAACTTAGCCCAACGCTTAAGTTAAAGAGAAAAGCAGTAAAAGAAAAATACCTGAAACTTTATAATAAGATGTACGGTCACGAAGTTTAA
- a CDS encoding acyl-CoA dehydrogenase, with the protein MDFNLSEEQLMIQQAARDFAQAELLPGVIERDNEQKFPYEQVKKMGELGFLGMMVDPKYGGAGMDSVSYVLAMEEIAKIDASAAVVMSVNNSLVCAGLEKFCNEEQKMKYLKPLASGEVIGAFALSEPEAGSDATSQKTTAEDKGDHYLLNGIKNWITNGGNATYYIVIAQTDPEKKHKGINAFIVERGWEGFEIGPKEDKLGIRGSDTHSLIFNNVKVPKENRIGEDGFGFNFAMAVLNGGRIGIASQALGIASGAYELALKYAKTRKAFRTEIINHQAIAFKLADMATQITAARMLCYKAAVEKDEGKDISESGAMAKLYASQVAMDTTIEAVQIHGGYGYVKEYHVERMMRDAKITQIYEGTSEIQKIVISRSISK; encoded by the coding sequence ATGGACTTTAATTTATCAGAAGAGCAATTGATGATTCAGCAGGCAGCAAGAGATTTTGCACAGGCGGAATTGTTGCCCGGAGTAATCGAAAGAGACAACGAACAAAAGTTTCCTTATGAACAGGTAAAGAAAATGGGGGAGCTCGGCTTCCTTGGAATGATGGTGGATCCGAAATATGGCGGCGCCGGAATGGACAGTGTTTCCTACGTTCTCGCCATGGAGGAAATTGCAAAAATTGACGCTTCTGCTGCAGTGGTGATGTCGGTAAACAACTCGCTGGTTTGTGCAGGATTAGAAAAATTCTGCAATGAGGAGCAGAAAATGAAATACCTAAAACCTTTGGCGAGTGGAGAAGTGATCGGTGCATTTGCACTTTCTGAACCTGAAGCAGGATCTGATGCGACTTCGCAGAAGACAACCGCTGAAGATAAAGGCGACCACTATTTGCTGAACGGTATCAAGAACTGGATCACCAATGGTGGAAACGCTACTTACTATATCGTAATTGCACAAACTGATCCCGAGAAAAAACATAAGGGAATCAACGCCTTCATCGTGGAAAGAGGATGGGAAGGTTTCGAAATCGGTCCCAAAGAAGACAAACTGGGAATCCGCGGAAGCGATACGCATTCACTGATCTTTAATAATGTTAAAGTTCCGAAGGAAAACAGAATCGGTGAAGATGGATTTGGCTTTAATTTCGCAATGGCCGTACTGAATGGCGGTAGAATCGGCATTGCTTCACAGGCATTGGGAATCGCTTCAGGTGCGTACGAACTTGCGCTGAAATATGCGAAAACAAGAAAAGCGTTCCGTACCGAAATTATCAATCACCAAGCAATCGCATTCAAATTAGCAGATATGGCGACCCAAATTACTGCTGCAAGAATGTTGTGCTATAAAGCTGCGGTTGAAAAAGACGAAGGAAAAGACATTTCTGAAAGTGGAGCGATGGCGAAACTTTACGCTTCCCAAGTAGCGATGGACACCACGATTGAAGCAGTGCAAATCCACGGCGGTTATGGTTACGTAAAAGAATACCATGTTGAAAGAATGATGCGCGATGCGAAGATTACCCAGATTTACGAGGGAACTTCCGAAATCCAGAAAATCGTGATCTCTCGATCTATCTCTAAATAA
- a CDS encoding DUF2891 domain-containing protein — MKKSLLLFVFAAVFANSQQVPTLTDEIASKLADKPLKCINQEYPNKTAHVINAEKDALLTPAQLHPSFYGCFDWHSSVYGHWMLVRLLKTKPNLKNAKEIESILDGSFRPEKIKEEAQYFTKYEVATNFERTYGWAWLLKLDEELATWNHPKAKEWHCNLKPLTDEILRLWKLYLPKQTYPNRTGVHPNSAFALAFAIDWARATNDRVFEKQLIEKSKYFYLNDRKTPAYLEPDGSDFFSPSLQIADLMRRVLPQQDFVKWLNQFYDKRSLSNIEQIPIISDINDYQTVHLVGLSFSRAWCMKGVAKSLPENHKLKKQFQQSADKFLANALPLLFQGNYGGDHWLASFAVYALNE; from the coding sequence ATGAAAAAGTCACTGCTTCTTTTCGTGTTCGCTGCAGTTTTTGCAAATTCCCAGCAGGTTCCAACCTTGACTGATGAAATTGCTTCAAAGTTGGCAGATAAACCGTTGAAATGCATCAACCAGGAATATCCCAATAAAACCGCTCATGTCATCAATGCTGAGAAAGATGCATTATTAACTCCAGCTCAGCTTCACCCGAGTTTTTACGGATGTTTTGATTGGCATTCTTCTGTTTATGGGCATTGGATGCTTGTTCGGCTTTTGAAAACAAAACCAAATCTGAAAAATGCCAAAGAGATTGAAAGTATTTTGGACGGTTCTTTTCGCCCGGAAAAAATTAAAGAAGAAGCTCAGTACTTTACCAAATATGAAGTGGCGACCAATTTTGAGCGAACTTACGGATGGGCGTGGTTGCTGAAACTGGACGAAGAATTAGCGACTTGGAACCATCCGAAAGCGAAAGAATGGCATTGCAATCTCAAACCTTTGACAGATGAAATTCTACGTCTTTGGAAACTGTATCTCCCAAAACAGACGTATCCCAACAGAACCGGCGTTCACCCAAATTCGGCATTTGCATTAGCGTTTGCCATCGATTGGGCAAGAGCGACCAACGACAGAGTATTCGAAAAACAACTCATCGAAAAATCAAAATACTTTTACCTGAACGACAGGAAAACTCCAGCTTACTTGGAACCCGACGGAAGCGATTTCTTTTCACCCAGTTTGCAGATCGCGGACTTAATGAGAAGGGTTCTTCCACAACAGGACTTCGTGAAATGGCTGAATCAGTTTTATGACAAGAGAAGTTTGAGCAACATCGAGCAGATTCCGATAATCAGCGACATCAATGATTATCAGACAGTACACTTGGTCGGACTTTCCTTTTCCAGAGCGTGGTGCATGAAAGGTGTGGCAAAATCGCTTCCCGAAAATCACAAGCTGAAAAAACAATTTCAACAATCAGCGGACAAATTTCTCGCCAATGCATTGCCGCTACTTTTTCAGGGGAATTACGGTGGCGACCATTGGTTGGCAAGTTTTGCGGTATATGCTTTAAATGAGTAA
- a CDS encoding response regulator, protein MNKKVFIFDDNAEILELCTDILNDLGCEVRTSPTTNNIEQQVIDFMPNLIYMDNWLPDISGIEATRLIKANPDLKNIPVIYFSANSNIEDLAQQAGADEYIAKPFDIFEFEEIAVKYLK, encoded by the coding sequence ATGAACAAAAAAGTATTTATATTTGACGATAATGCCGAGATCCTGGAACTTTGCACCGACATTCTAAACGATTTGGGATGCGAAGTAAGAACTTCTCCCACCACTAATAATATCGAGCAACAGGTAATAGATTTCATGCCCAACCTGATTTATATGGACAATTGGTTACCCGACATCAGTGGAATTGAAGCAACAAGATTAATCAAAGCCAATCCCGATCTGAAAAATATTCCCGTCATCTATTTTTCTGCCAACAGCAATATTGAGGATCTCGCCCAACAAGCCGGCGCCGATGAATATATCGCGAAACCATTTGATATTTTTGAATTTGAGGAGATCGCGGTGAAGTATTTGAAATAA
- a CDS encoding chemotaxis protein CheB gives MKKNCEALIIGGSAGSLDVLLKTLPKLHSVLSFPIILVLHRKPGQDSLLTELLKSRTKLQVKEAEEKEKILPSTIYIAPPNYHLLIEKDRTFSLDASEKVNFSRPAIDVTLENAADVYGENLVALLLSGSNTDGTVGLKTVKEHGGTILVQHPESATSPFMPENAARNSEPDAILQIEEMPNYINQLSE, from the coding sequence ATGAAAAAAAACTGTGAAGCACTGATTATTGGCGGTTCTGCCGGAAGTTTGGATGTGTTGCTCAAAACACTGCCGAAACTTCATTCTGTGCTCAGTTTCCCGATTATTTTAGTGCTCCACCGAAAACCAGGACAGGACAGTTTGCTTACCGAATTGCTAAAATCAAGAACTAAACTTCAGGTAAAAGAAGCCGAAGAAAAGGAAAAAATATTGCCTTCAACCATTTATATTGCGCCACCAAACTATCATTTACTGATTGAAAAAGACCGCACATTTTCGCTCGATGCATCAGAAAAAGTGAACTTTTCCCGTCCCGCAATTGATGTCACCTTAGAAAACGCAGCAGATGTATATGGAGAAAATCTGGTTGCGTTATTATTATCCGGTTCTAACACCGACGGAACTGTTGGATTAAAAACAGTAAAAGAACACGGCGGAACGATTTTGGTACAGCATCCTGAATCTGCAACCTCCCCATTTATGCCCGAAAACGCAGCAAGAAACAGTGAACCCGATGCAATTCTGCAGATTGAAGAAATGCCAAACTATATCAACCAATTATCAGAATGA
- a CDS encoding CheR family methyltransferase, with amino-acid sequence MNTTQITDENIEEILADVLEVYGYDFTGYSRASLKRRISRLFQMDHFVSIAEFRYKIRSDVKYFNRFLEEITINVTEMFRDPAFYRTLRNEILPKLGTYPFIRIWIAGCSTGEEAYSVAIFLKELNLLHKALIYATDINSAVLETAAQAMIPLNKIQLYTENYIAAGGTEDFSNYYTANYSLGKLKDELKQKIIFSTHNLVSDNSFNEFQLIMCRNVIIYFDRPLQNKVFELFDGSIDKFGYIALGTKETLDFSAVSKNYERITSQKIWRKIH; translated from the coding sequence TTGAACACAACGCAAATTACAGATGAAAATATAGAAGAGATTCTTGCCGATGTGCTGGAAGTTTACGGTTATGATTTCACGGGATATTCGCGTGCTTCACTGAAGAGGCGGATTTCGCGGCTGTTTCAGATGGATCATTTTGTGAGCATTGCGGAATTCCGTTATAAAATAAGGAGCGATGTTAAATACTTCAACCGTTTTTTGGAGGAAATCACAATTAATGTGACGGAAATGTTCCGCGATCCTGCGTTTTACAGGACTTTGCGAAATGAGATCCTTCCAAAATTGGGAACTTATCCATTCATCAGAATCTGGATTGCCGGTTGCAGCACGGGAGAAGAAGCGTATTCTGTCGCGATTTTTCTGAAAGAACTCAACCTGCTTCACAAAGCGTTGATTTACGCCACCGACATCAACAGTGCCGTTTTGGAAACTGCAGCACAGGCGATGATTCCATTAAATAAAATTCAACTTTACACCGAGAATTATATTGCAGCGGGCGGAACCGAAGATTTCTCAAATTACTACACCGCCAATTATTCCCTCGGAAAACTGAAAGACGAACTGAAACAGAAAATTATTTTCTCGACACACAATCTGGTTTCAGACAATTCCTTTAACGAATTTCAGTTGATTATGTGCAGAAACGTGATTATCTATTTCGACCGGCCTTTGCAGAACAAGGTTTTCGAACTCTTCGACGGAAGTATCGACAAGTTTGGCTATATTGCGTTGGGAACAAAGGAAACACTTGATTTCTCGGCAGTTTCTAAGAATTATGAACGAATAACCTCACAAAAAATCTGGCGAAAAATTCATTAA
- a CDS encoding response regulator, with translation MKNSKKILIIDDDNKNIFALTAVLKAKKYNCISATSAEKGFKIMSQNNDIGIVLMDMMMPEMDGYEAIKKMKSNPEQKDLPVVAITAQAMTGDKEKCLKAGADGYVSKPVNVDELVKLLDQLMK, from the coding sequence ATGAAAAATTCAAAAAAGATTCTCATCATTGATGATGACAACAAAAACATTTTTGCACTGACAGCAGTTCTGAAAGCCAAAAAATACAACTGCATTTCTGCGACGAGTGCTGAAAAAGGTTTCAAAATAATGTCTCAAAACAATGATATCGGCATCGTACTGATGGATATGATGATGCCCGAAATGGACGGTTATGAAGCCATCAAAAAAATGAAAAGCAATCCCGAACAAAAAGACCTTCCGGTAGTCGCAATCACTGCACAGGCAATGACGGGAGACAAAGAAAAATGTCTGAAAGCCGGTGCAGACGGATATGTTTCGAAACCCGTAAATGTGGATGAACTGGTAAAACTTCTGGACCAATTAATGAAATAA
- a CDS encoding response regulator: MMSFKKNLLFGLGLSVLLLLISSIASYSSIKNLIESAQLMRESNLIIKNLHEVNSLMKDAETGQRGFLLTKNERFLAPYYNAKEKLNESVNTLSKEIAKTPAQAKNLEDLKKEIEIRFEILDENLNDGKNGGVTTGQLLDGKRHMDEISRIVNTMQTEERAVLASRTETMEKFAAFTPYFIVTTAILALLITFIFFRRVSQDYSEKNNLNSELEVKNRETEKRLAAIESVSKQISGGKYDILIDEKSEELLGETASSLKTMAESLKTSINTLKSNEWLNISLAKMNDRMLGEKSLEKLAADILEGLIIKTESVVGSIYLANENRQLHLIGSHAMTESDLKKDFRAGEGIIGQSFESQKTIFVNDISEIDTTISYASGTTKPKNIIAFPIKRYNFPVGVIELGSVKEYTPLQLQFIEAVAGNIGIAFFGTQSRMRLQELLEETQAQSEELQTQHSELENINAELEAQSQKLLASEEELRVQQEELMQSNQELEERTGLLEEKNALIEQRNADILQKSAELEQSTKYKSEFLANMSHELRTPLNSILLLSKLMSESEDLDPQYVEYAEVMQNSGQGLLTLIDEILDLSKIEAGKMTLEIQDMPLQEITSDMRQLFSPLAKDKNLDLNIEIEPGTTDVLKTDKLRIEQILKNLLSNAIKFTSEGSITLHVSNDESKKKFLFRVADTGIGIAKDKVRMVFEAFQQADGSTQRKYGGTGLGLSISRELAKLLGGEITLESTEGKGSTFTLIVPENSEKVSEEIIIEQPKIEKIIPVDTSEKQPERFLSPNIPQPVDDDRDNIQEGDKVILIVEDDTPFAKILLDFARAKNYKGIVAVQGDTGLEMAKHYKPLAILLDIQLPVMDGWQVMEALKSNPETKPIPVHIMSSMKMKQESLLRGAVDFINKPFALEQMQVVFKKLEDALNRSPKKVLIVEENEQHAKALSFFLQSNNINTEIATNVSDSIDSLQNREVDIVILDMGVPDKTAYETLETIKQNEGLENLPIIVFTGKNLSKGEENRIKQYADSIVVKTAHSYQRILDEAGLFLHLVEEKSKKKNERNSDFSNGSELRNILKDKTVLIADDDVRNIFSITKALEVHGMKVIPAMDGKEALKILNSEPKIDVVLMDMMMPEMDGYESIREIRTLPQFRNLPVLAVTAKAMMGDREKCIAVGASDYISKPVDIDQLVSLLRVWLYDKI, encoded by the coding sequence ATGATGTCATTCAAAAAAAACCTGCTATTCGGACTTGGACTTTCGGTACTTCTGCTACTGATCAGTTCAATCGCGTCATATTCAAGCATAAAAAACCTGATTGAAAGCGCTCAGTTAATGAGGGAAAGCAACCTGATTATTAAAAATCTTCATGAGGTAAATTCTTTAATGAAAGATGCGGAAACCGGCCAAAGAGGATTTTTGCTTACCAAAAATGAAAGGTTTCTGGCTCCTTATTACAATGCAAAAGAAAAACTGAACGAAAGTGTGAATACGCTTTCAAAAGAAATCGCCAAAACTCCTGCCCAAGCAAAAAATCTTGAAGATCTGAAAAAAGAAATCGAAATCCGGTTTGAAATCCTTGATGAAAATCTGAACGATGGAAAGAACGGTGGCGTTACCACAGGACAGTTGCTGGACGGAAAAAGACACATGGATGAAATCAGCCGAATCGTAAACACAATGCAGACTGAAGAGCGTGCAGTGCTCGCTTCACGAACGGAGACCATGGAGAAATTCGCGGCTTTTACTCCTTATTTCATTGTCACTACCGCAATTTTAGCGCTTTTAATTACATTTATTTTCTTCCGCAGAGTTTCTCAGGATTATAGCGAGAAAAATAATCTCAATAGCGAACTTGAAGTGAAAAATAGAGAAACCGAAAAACGTTTGGCCGCAATAGAAAGCGTCAGTAAGCAGATTTCGGGCGGGAAATACGATATTTTGATTGATGAAAAGTCCGAAGAACTACTCGGCGAAACCGCATCTTCACTGAAAACCATGGCAGAATCGCTGAAAACATCGATCAACACGCTGAAATCTAACGAATGGCTGAACATTTCCCTCGCTAAAATGAACGACCGAATGCTGGGTGAAAAATCTCTTGAAAAACTCGCTGCAGATATTCTAGAAGGGTTAATCATAAAGACAGAAAGTGTTGTAGGAAGCATTTATCTCGCAAATGAAAACCGTCAACTTCACCTTATCGGAAGTCACGCGATGACTGAATCTGATTTGAAAAAAGATTTCAGAGCGGGGGAAGGAATTATCGGACAATCATTTGAATCACAAAAAACAATTTTTGTAAATGATATTTCTGAAATCGATACCACCATCAGTTATGCTTCGGGAACTACAAAACCAAAGAATATTATTGCCTTTCCAATCAAGCGTTACAACTTTCCGGTGGGTGTAATCGAACTCGGTTCAGTGAAGGAATACACGCCGCTTCAACTTCAATTTATTGAAGCGGTTGCAGGAAATATCGGTATCGCATTTTTTGGAACGCAGAGCAGAATGCGGCTTCAGGAACTTTTGGAAGAAACTCAGGCGCAGTCGGAAGAATTGCAGACTCAACATTCTGAACTTGAAAACATCAATGCCGAACTTGAAGCACAGTCGCAGAAACTTCTCGCGTCCGAAGAAGAACTCCGTGTACAGCAGGAAGAACTGATGCAGAGCAATCAGGAACTCGAAGAAAGAACAGGACTTCTGGAAGAAAAAAACGCACTTATAGAACAGCGAAACGCCGATATATTGCAGAAATCTGCAGAACTTGAACAAAGCACCAAATACAAATCGGAATTCCTAGCAAATATGTCGCACGAACTGCGTACACCGCTCAACTCTATCCTGCTCCTTTCAAAATTGATGAGCGAAAGCGAAGATTTGGATCCACAATATGTAGAATACGCCGAAGTGATGCAGAATTCAGGACAGGGACTTTTAACTTTAATTGATGAAATCCTTGACCTTTCTAAAATCGAAGCCGGAAAAATGACTTTAGAAATTCAGGATATGCCGCTGCAGGAAATCACTTCCGATATGCGACAACTTTTCAGTCCTTTAGCAAAAGACAAAAATTTGGATTTAAATATCGAAATCGAACCCGGAACGACGGATGTTTTAAAAACAGATAAACTAAGAATTGAACAGATTCTGAAAAACCTGCTTTCCAACGCGATCAAATTTACTTCGGAAGGTAGTATCACCCTGCACGTTTCCAATGATGAGAGCAAAAAGAAATTCCTGTTCAGAGTCGCCGACACAGGAATTGGAATTGCCAAAGACAAAGTGAGAATGGTGTTTGAGGCGTTCCAACAAGCGGACGGTTCTACCCAAAGAAAATACGGCGGAACGGGACTTGGACTTTCCATCAGTCGTGAACTGGCGAAATTGTTGGGTGGCGAAATCACTTTAGAAAGCACCGAAGGAAAAGGAAGTACCTTCACTTTGATTGTTCCTGAAAATTCGGAAAAGGTAAGTGAAGAAATCATTATCGAACAGCCAAAAATCGAAAAAATAATTCCTGTCGATACTTCTGAGAAACAACCGGAAAGATTCCTTTCACCAAATATCCCACAACCGGTTGATGACGACCGCGACAATATTCAGGAAGGCGACAAAGTGATTTTGATTGTTGAAGACGATACGCCTTTCGCAAAAATTTTACTCGATTTTGCAAGAGCAAAAAATTATAAGGGAATCGTAGCAGTACAGGGAGATACAGGTCTCGAAATGGCAAAACATTACAAACCACTTGCAATTCTCCTCGACATTCAGTTGCCGGTGATGGACGGTTGGCAAGTGATGGAAGCTTTGAAATCAAACCCGGAAACCAAACCGATTCCTGTTCACATTATGTCATCCATGAAAATGAAGCAGGAAAGTCTGTTGCGCGGAGCCGTAGATTTCATCAATAAACCTTTTGCGCTGGAACAGATGCAGGTTGTTTTCAAAAAACTGGAAGATGCGCTGAACCGTTCACCGAAGAAAGTTTTAATCGTCGAAGAAAACGAACAGCACGCCAAAGCATTAAGTTTCTTTTTACAGTCCAATAACATCAACACCGAAATTGCGACGAATGTTTCCGACAGTATCGATTCACTTCAAAACCGTGAAGTTGACATCGTGATTCTCGATATGGGTGTTCCCGACAAAACTGCATACGAAACTTTGGAAACCATCAAGCAAAATGAAGGGCTCGAAAATTTGCCAATCATTGTGTTTACAGGTAAAAACCTTTCTAAAGGTGAAGAAAACCGCATCAAGCAATATGCAGATTCTATTGTGGTAAAAACGGCTCATTCCTACCAAAGAATTCTGGATGAAGCTGGACTTTTCCTTCATTTGGTGGAAGAAAAAAGCAAGAAGAAAAACGAAAGAAACAGCGATTTTTCAAATGGCAGCGAACTCCGAAATATCTTGAAAGACAAAACCGTACTGATTGCCGATGATGACGTGAGAAATATTTTCTCAATAACCAAAGCACTCGAAGTTCACGGAATGAAAGTAATTCCTGCAATGGATGGCAAAGAAGCCCTGAAAATCCTGAACAGTGAACCTAAAATCGACGTGGTTCTGATGGATATGATGATGCCCGAAATGGACGGTTACGAAAGCATCCGCGAAATCAGAACATTGCCGCAATTTAGAAATCTCCCGGTTCTCGCCGTGACTGCAAAAGCAATGATGGGCGACAGAGAAAAATGTATTGCTGTGGGCGCTTCGGACTATATTTCAAAACCTGTGGATATCGACCAATTGGTTTCACTTTTAAGAGTTTGGCTTTACGACAAAATTTAG
- a CDS encoding ATP-binding response regulator, whose protein sequence is MILIVDDSPENIISLKKVLEKNNFEVDTASSGEEALKKVLKNSYVLIILDVQMPGMDGFEVAETISGYSKAKETAIIFLSAATPNINLITRGYSSGALDYISKPVDMNILLLKVKTFYRIYEQSRALNEMQTKLLKEIEYRKEAEKKKDEFISIASHELKTPMTSVKGYLQLLERSINKGETENIKTRIHKVQNQVEKLNLLIADLLDISKIESGKLMFNMKYFECSSLINHLLEVMQQANPQINFVVENKVNQEIYGDEMRIEQVLVNFITNAIKYSPGTHEIHITSEIRDHQLYCSVRDFGIGMSEEHQKKIFDKFYRVEESSERFQGLGIGLYICREIIERHNGTIGVKSILDQGSEFYFTIPVNPVNIEQN, encoded by the coding sequence ATGATTCTAATTGTAGATGATTCTCCGGAAAATATTATTTCCTTAAAAAAAGTTCTCGAAAAAAATAATTTTGAGGTTGACACGGCGTCTTCAGGCGAGGAAGCACTAAAAAAAGTGTTAAAGAACTCGTATGTTCTCATCATTCTCGATGTTCAGATGCCTGGAATGGACGGCTTTGAAGTGGCCGAAACGATTTCGGGTTACAGTAAAGCTAAAGAAACTGCGATTATTTTTTTATCGGCAGCGACTCCGAATATTAATCTGATTACCCGCGGTTATTCTTCGGGAGCGCTGGATTATATCAGCAAACCGGTGGATATGAATATTCTGTTGCTAAAGGTGAAAACTTTTTACAGAATTTATGAGCAAAGCCGCGCGCTGAACGAAATGCAGACCAAACTTCTAAAGGAAATTGAATACCGAAAAGAAGCCGAAAAAAAGAAAGACGAGTTTATCAGTATTGCAAGTCATGAACTGAAAACTCCGATGACGAGCGTGAAAGGATATCTACAATTATTGGAAAGAAGCATCAACAAAGGCGAAACCGAAAATATAAAAACCCGAATCCATAAAGTACAGAATCAGGTTGAAAAACTGAATCTTCTGATTGCCGACCTACTCGATATTTCTAAAATTGAGAGCGGAAAACTGATGTTTAATATGAAATATTTCGAGTGCAGTTCGCTCATCAATCATCTTTTGGAAGTAATGCAGCAGGCAAATCCGCAAATTAACTTTGTGGTTGAAAACAAGGTGAATCAGGAAATTTATGGCGATGAAATGCGTATCGAACAGGTTTTGGTAAATTTCATCACCAATGCCATTAAATATTCGCCGGGAACTCATGAAATTCATATCACATCAGAAATAAGAGACCACCAACTTTATTGCTCCGTTAGAGATTTCGGAATCGGAATGAGCGAGGAACATCAGAAAAAGATTTTCGATAAGTTCTACCGTGTTGAAGAATCCTCGGAACGCTTTCAGGGATTGGGAATCGGACTGTATATATGTCGTGAAATCATCGAACGCCACAACGGAACAATTGGTGTAAAAAGCATACTGGATCAAGGTTCAGAATTTTATTTTACAATACCTGTGAATCCTGTAAACATTGAACAAAACTAA